In Anaerolineales bacterium, the following proteins share a genomic window:
- the ugpC gene encoding sn-glycerol-3-phosphate ABC transporter ATP-binding protein UgpC, whose protein sequence is MASVTYDHVTKRFGDVLAVNDLNIHVEDKEFLVLVGPSGCGKSTALRLLAGLEEISGGEIRIGDRVVNDLPPKDRDIAMVFQSYALYPHMSVFENMAFGLRLRKMDKAEIKRRVDNAAAILGIEDLLQRKPRQLSGGQRQRVAVGRAIVREPNVFLLDEPLSNLDAKLRVQTRAQISKLHQDLKTTFIYVTHDQVEAMTMATRIAVMNHGVLQQIDTPHNLYERPANKFVAGFIGSPAMNFFDAKLAKDGSKLVADAGSFQVAVPAENKAAAAYAGKSVTLGIRPEDIHNAKFTPADITPAQVEATVDIVELMGNEIVAYLKAGAADFVARVDPRSQYKVGDKAQVVFNTRNLHLFDKDSEQAIR, encoded by the coding sequence ATGGCCAGCGTAACGTATGACCATGTCACAAAGCGTTTCGGGGATGTCCTCGCCGTAAACGACTTGAATATTCACGTAGAGGACAAAGAATTTTTGGTGTTGGTTGGCCCTTCCGGCTGCGGTAAATCCACCGCCCTGCGCCTTTTGGCAGGCTTGGAAGAGATCAGCGGTGGCGAGATCCGCATTGGGGATCGCGTCGTCAATGACCTGCCGCCCAAAGACCGTGATATTGCCATGGTGTTCCAATCCTATGCGCTGTATCCGCACATGTCGGTCTTTGAGAACATGGCCTTTGGTCTGCGCCTCCGTAAAATGGATAAAGCCGAGATCAAGCGCCGCGTAGACAATGCCGCCGCCATCCTGGGCATTGAAGATCTGCTGCAGCGCAAACCGCGCCAGCTCTCCGGCGGCCAGCGCCAGCGTGTGGCCGTGGGCCGCGCCATCGTGCGCGAACCCAACGTCTTCCTGCTGGATGAGCCGCTCTCCAACCTGGATGCCAAGCTGCGCGTGCAAACGCGCGCCCAGATCAGCAAGCTGCACCAAGACCTCAAGACCACCTTCATCTATGTAACGCATGACCAAGTGGAAGCCATGACGATGGCCACGCGTATTGCCGTGATGAACCACGGTGTGCTGCAGCAGATCGACACCCCGCACAACCTGTACGAGCGCCCGGCCAACAAGTTTGTGGCCGGCTTCATTGGCTCCCCGGCGATGAATTTCTTCGACGCCAAGCTGGCCAAAGATGGCAGCAAGCTGGTGGCGGATGCGGGCAGCTTCCAGGTGGCAGTGCCGGCCGAGAACAAAGCCGCAGCAGCCTATGCCGGCAAATCGGTCACCCTGGGCATCCGCCCCGAGGACATCCACAACGCCAAGTTCACCCCGGCGGATATCACCCCGGCGCAGGTGGAAGCCACGGTGGATATTGTCGAGCTGATGGGTAACGAGATCGTAGCCTACCTCAAGGCCGGCGCAGCGGATTTTGTGGCCCGTGTCGACCCGCGCTCCCAGTACAAAGTGGGCGATAAGGCGCAGGTGGTCTTCAACACGCGCAACCTGCACCTGTTTGACAAGGACAGCGAGCAGGCCATCCGCTAG
- a CDS encoding methylated-DNA--[protein]-cysteine S-methyltransferase — MANYNNWLEHHTPASNALEQALDAAYTARPNATATQRAQAAVRRSLAAQAGAPMYYDRVQDTPLGPLWIAVGEHGLLAIEYESSEDSLRAYLRKLGGQPLRSAAQVAAAAEQVRLYLLGDTQAVDLPVDLSHLTPFQQRVLQETRRVPRGQVRTYMQIATRLGQPKAVRAVGQALRRNPIPIVVPCHRVVASDGTLGGYGGKMRDARKLSLLKLEGVSF, encoded by the coding sequence ATGGCTAATTACAACAACTGGCTAGAGCACCACACCCCGGCCAGCAACGCTCTCGAACAGGCTCTGGATGCGGCCTACACCGCCAGGCCTAACGCTACAGCAACCCAGCGGGCGCAGGCGGCCGTACGCCGCAGCCTCGCCGCTCAGGCCGGCGCGCCCATGTACTACGACCGGGTGCAAGACACGCCGCTCGGCCCGCTGTGGATTGCCGTAGGTGAGCACGGCCTGCTGGCCATCGAATACGAGAGCAGCGAAGACAGCCTGCGCGCCTACCTGCGCAAGCTCGGCGGCCAGCCGCTGCGCTCTGCGGCGCAGGTGGCCGCCGCCGCGGAGCAAGTGCGCCTGTATCTACTGGGTGACACGCAGGCGGTGGACCTGCCGGTAGACCTCAGCCACCTGACTCCGTTCCAGCAACGCGTACTGCAAGAGACACGCCGCGTGCCGCGCGGCCAGGTGCGCACCTATATGCAAATTGCCACACGGCTTGGACAGCCGAAGGCTGTCAGAGCCGTAGGCCAAGCCCTGCGCCGCAACCCGATTCCCATTGTGGTGCCCTGCCATCGCGTTGTGGCCTCAGACGGCACGCTGGGCGGCTACGGCGGCAAAATGCGTGATGCACGCAAGCTGAGCTTGCTGAAGCTAGAGGGTGTAAGTTTTTAA
- a CDS encoding 2,3-bisphosphoglycerate-independent phosphoglycerate mutase, translating into MPYDYVPELLKPNASKIVLLVLDGLGGLPLVPGGPTTLEAAQTPNLDRLAAEGTLGRTIPVRHGVTPGSGPAHLALFGYDPLHYPVGRGVMESLGVGLDVPAGAVAARGNFCTLDAEGKISDRRAGRISSEDAAPIVEQLKQIELPGARVEVRHVKEYRFAVVIHGEGLHGEIDDTDPQVTGAQPLPAVARDDKSAKAAELFNQWIAAAHKVLAGQPKANGITLRGFGGDPQLPQYQDAYGLKAACVAVYPMYRGVSKLVGMQTILFDGEAPADEFAAAAKVWNDYDFLFIHIKKTDSMGEDGNFDGKVKVIESVDQALPQLLALKPDVLMVTGDHSTPVKMRSHSWHPVPLLFWAPERGLPDEQTRFGERACAQGGLGTLPATQLMALALAHAGRLEKFGA; encoded by the coding sequence ATGCCCTACGACTACGTACCCGAATTGCTTAAGCCCAACGCCAGCAAGATTGTCTTGCTGGTGTTGGATGGCCTCGGCGGCCTGCCGCTGGTGCCCGGCGGCCCAACCACCCTCGAAGCCGCGCAGACCCCCAATCTGGACCGCCTGGCCGCCGAAGGCACGCTGGGCCGCACCATCCCCGTGCGCCACGGCGTCACCCCCGGCTCCGGCCCGGCGCACCTGGCGCTGTTCGGCTACGACCCGCTGCACTACCCGGTGGGCCGCGGCGTGATGGAGTCGCTCGGCGTGGGGCTGGATGTACCCGCCGGTGCGGTGGCGGCGCGCGGCAATTTCTGCACGCTGGATGCGGAAGGCAAGATCAGTGACCGCCGCGCCGGCCGCATTTCGTCGGAAGATGCGGCGCCCATCGTCGAGCAACTCAAGCAGATCGAGCTGCCCGGTGCCCGTGTTGAGGTGCGCCATGTGAAAGAGTACCGTTTTGCCGTGGTGATCCACGGCGAAGGGCTGCACGGCGAGATTGACGATACCGATCCCCAGGTCACCGGCGCCCAACCGTTGCCCGCGGTGGCCCGCGACGACAAATCCGCCAAGGCCGCCGAGCTGTTCAACCAATGGATCGCCGCGGCGCACAAGGTACTGGCCGGCCAGCCCAAAGCCAACGGCATCACCCTACGCGGTTTTGGTGGCGACCCGCAGCTACCCCAATACCAGGATGCCTACGGCCTCAAAGCCGCCTGTGTGGCGGTGTACCCGATGTACCGCGGCGTCTCCAAACTGGTGGGCATGCAAACGATCCTTTTTGATGGCGAAGCCCCCGCCGATGAGTTTGCTGCGGCGGCCAAGGTATGGAACGACTATGATTTTCTCTTCATCCACATCAAGAAGACCGACAGCATGGGTGAGGATGGCAATTTCGACGGCAAGGTCAAGGTGATCGAGAGCGTCGATCAGGCGCTGCCGCAACTGCTGGCACTGAAGCCGGATGTGCTCATGGTGACGGGTGACCACAGCACGCCGGTGAAGATGCGCAGCCACTCCTGGCACCCGGTACCGCTGCTGTTCTGGGCCCCCGAGCGCGGCTTGCCCGATGAGCAGACCCGCTTCGGCGAGCGCGCCTGCGCGCAGGGCGGGCTGGGCACGCTCCCCGCCACTCAGCTGATGGCGCTGGCGCTGGCCCACGCCGGGCGGCTGGAGAAGTTCGGCGCATAA
- a CDS encoding ring-cleaving dioxygenase: MPPTLGIHHITAIGSDPQRLVDFYTQILGLRLVKKTVNQDDVSAYHLFFGDREGGPGMDLTFFTFLPASPGSRGNGLVTNISLAVPTGALPFWKERFDTLGVKHEGIITQLGWQRIVFYDYDDQRLELVEVDPATFDDKDLWTTPDIRAEHAIRQFHSALLSVHDKRMVEPILAAFGYEVESSEGNLTRYHLPGLQRAEFLELEEDARKAPGFNASGTVHHIAFSVADEEAQQAVRRSLSGMGLYPTTVIDRFYFKSVYFRTPAGILFELATMGPGFTADEPLDTLGEALSLPPFLEEHRAQIEAGLTPVTVRPLP; the protein is encoded by the coding sequence ATGCCCCCTACTCTCGGCATTCACCATATCACTGCCATTGGCTCTGACCCGCAGCGTTTGGTCGATTTCTATACACAAATCCTCGGCCTGCGTCTGGTCAAGAAGACTGTCAACCAAGACGATGTCAGCGCCTATCATCTCTTTTTTGGCGACCGCGAGGGTGGCCCGGGCATGGACCTGACCTTCTTCACCTTCCTGCCAGCCTCCCCCGGCAGCCGAGGCAATGGGCTGGTCACCAACATCAGCCTGGCCGTGCCCACGGGCGCGCTGCCCTTCTGGAAGGAGCGCTTCGATACCCTCGGCGTCAAGCACGAGGGCATCATCACCCAGCTTGGCTGGCAGCGCATCGTCTTCTATGATTACGATGACCAGCGCCTCGAGCTGGTGGAAGTGGACCCGGCCACCTTTGACGACAAAGACTTGTGGACCACACCAGACATCCGCGCCGAGCATGCCATCCGCCAGTTCCACTCCGCCCTGTTGAGTGTGCATGACAAACGCATGGTGGAGCCCATCCTGGCCGCCTTTGGCTACGAAGTGGAAAGCAGCGAGGGCAACCTGACCCGTTACCACCTGCCCGGCCTGCAACGCGCCGAGTTTCTTGAGCTGGAAGAAGACGCTCGCAAGGCGCCGGGTTTCAACGCGTCAGGCACTGTGCATCACATCGCTTTCTCCGTAGCAGACGAAGAAGCGCAGCAGGCCGTGCGCCGCAGCCTATCTGGCATGGGGCTGTACCCCACTACAGTAATTGACCGCTTCTATTTCAAATCGGTTTACTTCCGCACCCCGGCTGGCATCCTGTTCGAGCTGGCCACGATGGGGCCAGGCTTCACCGCCGACGAGCCGCTGGACACCCTGGGCGAAGCGCTCTCGCTGCCGCCCTTCCTTGAAGAGCATCGTGCGCAGATTGAAGCCGGCCTGACCCCGGTCACCGTGCGCCCGTTGCCGTAG
- a CDS encoding NAD(P)/FAD-dependent oxidoreductase — translation MTVQTCDIAIIGGGPAGLQAALVLARTRKHVLVFDAPEPPRNAASHGVHNFLGLDGLLPAQIREQAWQQIAIYDSAELRAERVADVQPAEHGFMLALDGGAQVQARQVILALGLRDVYPAVPGFAECWGDSIISCPYCDGYENRDRVWGLVADSAEYLAHIPLIYKNWTQQAVIIAEKGLLDEAQRQRLARMDLPVHEGKITEVHHSAGKVQAVTLDSSEHLALATLLWRPAEEQQPLTKQMITTFGLQLSDKGQIHTDMLYQSSTPGLWVVGDILGVGGALSAAHQGGLAALAITRSWHFPDEA, via the coding sequence ATGACTGTACAAACTTGTGATATTGCCATCATTGGTGGCGGCCCGGCAGGCTTGCAGGCGGCCTTGGTTCTGGCGCGCACGCGCAAGCACGTGCTTGTCTTCGACGCGCCGGAGCCGCCGCGCAATGCCGCTTCGCATGGCGTGCACAATTTCCTCGGGTTGGATGGGCTGCTGCCAGCCCAAATTCGCGAGCAAGCCTGGCAGCAGATCGCGATCTATGACAGTGCCGAGCTGCGCGCCGAACGCGTGGCGGATGTGCAGCCCGCTGAACACGGTTTCATGCTGGCGCTGGACGGCGGGGCACAGGTGCAGGCACGCCAGGTCATCCTGGCGCTTGGCCTGCGTGACGTGTATCCGGCCGTGCCTGGTTTTGCCGAATGCTGGGGCGATAGCATCATTTCCTGCCCGTATTGCGATGGCTACGAAAACCGTGACCGCGTGTGGGGCTTGGTAGCGGATTCGGCCGAGTACCTGGCGCACATCCCGCTGATCTACAAAAATTGGACCCAGCAGGCGGTCATCATCGCTGAAAAGGGTCTACTGGACGAGGCGCAACGCCAACGCCTGGCGCGCATGGATTTGCCAGTGCATGAGGGCAAGATCACTGAAGTGCATCACTCGGCTGGCAAGGTGCAGGCGGTGACGCTGGACAGCAGTGAGCACCTGGCGCTCGCTACGCTGCTATGGCGCCCTGCGGAGGAGCAGCAACCCCTCACCAAGCAAATGATCACTACGTTTGGCCTGCAGCTCAGCGACAAGGGGCAGATACATACCGATATGCTCTATCAAAGCAGCACGCCGGGCCTGTGGGTAGTGGGTGATATTCTCGGGGTGGGTGGTGCACTGAGCGCGGCACACCAAGGTGGCCTGGCCGCCCTGGCCATCACGCGCAGTTGGCACTTCCCCGACGAGGCGTAG
- a CDS encoding fused MFS/spermidine synthase: protein MTRRYLTFAVFVSGLTTLGVELTASRLLGNVFGTSNLVWASIIGLILIYLTLGYFIGGRWADRSPHFETFYKIQLWAGFTAGIVPLVARPVLRAAADAFDQLQVGVLAGSLVSVLILFIVPITLMGTASPFAIRLAITDQKEAGQTSGRIYAFSTLGSVIGTFLPVLVLIPVFGSTASMLIFSFALMAVGLVGLGLSVSWQAAARWLALPAVLAVLAAVWAQGNLKATSGQIYEDETAYNYIQVLEYDGVRFLRLNEGQGVHSIYHPDVLDFRGPWEQFLAGPFFNPGYKPEDVSAIAIIGLAAGTSARGATAVLGEGVPIDGYEIDPDIIAVGREYFGMTMPNLTAVAVDGRWGLEHSARIYSLIEIDAYRPPYIPPHLTTVEFFTLCRERLTADGVLAINVGRAPNDRRLIEALVATLSEVFPSVHVMDIPDTFNSLVYATVQPTSFDDLQANYDRLAADGTHSLLLAAMQRTLEHRRETPSGGQVLTDDRSPIERIINSMVLRFVLSGEVESLQ, encoded by the coding sequence ATGACCCGCCGTTATCTTACTTTCGCCGTATTTGTCTCTGGCCTCACCACCCTGGGTGTCGAGCTGACCGCCTCGCGTTTGCTTGGAAATGTCTTCGGCACCAGCAACCTGGTGTGGGCCAGCATCATTGGCCTCATCCTCATCTATCTCACGCTGGGCTACTTCATCGGTGGCCGCTGGGCCGATCGCTCGCCGCACTTCGAAACCTTCTACAAGATCCAGTTGTGGGCCGGCTTCACCGCCGGGATTGTGCCGCTGGTGGCGCGCCCGGTGCTGCGCGCTGCAGCCGATGCCTTCGACCAGCTGCAGGTCGGCGTGTTGGCTGGTTCGCTGGTTTCCGTACTGATCCTATTCATTGTGCCGATCACGCTGATGGGCACGGCTTCGCCGTTCGCAATTCGCCTGGCCATCACTGACCAGAAAGAAGCTGGCCAAACTTCGGGCCGTATCTATGCTTTCTCCACGCTAGGCTCGGTCATCGGCACCTTCTTGCCAGTGCTGGTGCTCATTCCGGTGTTCGGCAGCACGGCCAGCATGCTGATCTTCAGCTTCGCGCTGATGGCCGTAGGCTTGGTGGGGCTGGGCCTCTCGGTCAGTTGGCAGGCGGCCGCCCGTTGGCTGGCGTTGCCCGCCGTGCTTGCCGTGCTGGCGGCGGTGTGGGCGCAGGGCAACCTCAAGGCCACCAGCGGGCAGATCTACGAAGATGAAACCGCCTACAACTACATCCAAGTGTTGGAGTATGACGGGGTGCGCTTTCTGCGCTTGAACGAAGGGCAGGGCGTGCACTCCATCTACCATCCGGATGTGCTCGATTTCCGCGGCCCGTGGGAGCAATTTTTGGCCGGCCCGTTTTTTAATCCTGGCTACAAGCCGGAAGATGTCTCGGCCATCGCCATCATCGGGCTGGCAGCGGGCACCAGCGCGCGTGGCGCCACGGCCGTGTTGGGCGAGGGCGTGCCGATCGACGGCTACGAGATCGATCCGGACATCATCGCCGTGGGCCGCGAGTACTTCGGCATGACCATGCCCAACCTGACCGCCGTGGCCGTAGACGGCCGCTGGGGGCTGGAGCACAGCGCGCGTATATATTCGCTGATCGAGATTGATGCTTACCGCCCGCCCTACATTCCACCGCATCTCACCACCGTGGAGTTTTTCACCCTGTGCCGTGAGCGCCTGACCGCAGATGGCGTACTGGCGATCAACGTAGGCCGCGCCCCCAATGACCGCCGCCTGATCGAGGCGCTGGTGGCCACGCTCTCAGAAGTCTTCCCCAGTGTGCATGTGATGGATATTCCCGATACCTTCAACTCGCTGGTGTATGCCACGGTGCAGCCCACCAGTTTTGACGACCTGCAAGCCAACTATGACCGGCTGGCTGCCGACGGTACCCATTCACTGCTGTTGGCCGCTATGCAGCGCACGCTAGAACACCGCCGCGAGACACCCAGCGGCGGCCAGGTGCTCACCGATGACCGCTCGCCGATCGAGCGGATCATCAACAGCATGGTGCTGCGCTTTGTCCTCTCCGGTGAAGTCGAGAGCCTGCAATGA
- the mutS gene encoding DNA mismatch repair protein MutS: MSSESSLNEALTPVRQQYLDIKRQHPGAILFFRLGDFYETFDEDAELVAKELDIVLTSRNVAKGARVPMAGVPHHAAESYLARLIERGHHVAICEQVGSEPIKGLMPRQVVRIVTPGTVVEPGLLPGDANNYLAAALVHEGRAGLAYADLTTGEFAATELDAAALRAELGRLAPAETIYIDKELDLAGLPGHGSAWPAYRFEPARAKDALLSHFKASTLQSYGLDSRPLAARAAGALLQYVQETQPASLALLTSLRAYTLDEFMNLDASARRNLELTETLRGEQAGSLLGTLDRAVTPMGRRLLRQWVGKPLLELGAIHARQEGVAWLHADGMRRAELRSALKPLGDLERMVNRVLGGTAQPRDLAAMRSTLEALPAVLKLAVNLKSPVSALLIGLSDCAAELKLLQSAIADEPPAVLGHIGVMRAGYSSELDELMAATSHAREWIANLESAERERTGIKSLKVGYNRVHGYYIEVTKAKDDGNLPAEYIRKQTLVNAERYITPEMKEVETQVLNAEERILAVETRLFKELCVQLAASAEPLLACARALATLDVLAALAEVAALQGYVRPSVKDDGALGIIAGRHPVVERWLPAQERFVPNDTVFEEGECVRLITGPNMSGKSTYLRQVALIVLLAQMGSFVPAESASIGLVDRIFTRIGAQDELHAGHSTFMVEMTETASILNHATSRSLLILDEIGRGTSTYDGLSIAWAVIEHIHNQPRLKARTLFATHYHELTALANTLPGVRNYNVAVSEADGNVVFLHKIVPGGADRSYGIHVGQLAGLPRPVLARAQEILAELETNGQQPAAGVVAVREPQAPLFAFEHPLVEELKKLDLDGLSPIEALNKLAEWKKRL, from the coding sequence ATGAGCAGCGAATCTTCGCTCAATGAGGCCCTCACCCCAGTGCGCCAGCAATATCTGGACATCAAGCGCCAGCATCCGGGGGCGATTCTGTTCTTCCGCCTGGGTGATTTTTACGAAACCTTTGATGAAGATGCCGAGCTGGTAGCCAAAGAGTTGGATATTGTGCTCACCTCGCGCAATGTGGCCAAAGGGGCGCGGGTGCCCATGGCGGGTGTGCCGCACCATGCCGCTGAGAGCTACCTGGCACGCCTGATCGAGCGCGGCCACCATGTCGCCATTTGTGAGCAAGTGGGCAGCGAGCCGATCAAGGGGCTGATGCCGCGCCAGGTGGTGCGCATCGTTACCCCCGGCACGGTGGTGGAGCCGGGGCTGCTGCCCGGCGACGCTAACAATTACCTGGCCGCCGCCCTGGTGCACGAGGGGCGCGCCGGCCTGGCCTATGCCGACCTCACCACGGGGGAGTTTGCCGCCACCGAGCTGGACGCCGCCGCCCTGCGTGCAGAGCTCGGCCGCTTGGCGCCTGCCGAGACCATATACATCGACAAAGAGCTCGATTTGGCGGGCTTGCCCGGACACGGCAGCGCCTGGCCGGCCTATCGGTTTGAGCCGGCCCGCGCCAAAGACGCGCTCTTGAGCCACTTCAAGGCCAGCACGCTACAGAGTTATGGCTTGGACAGTCGCCCGCTGGCGGCGCGTGCTGCCGGGGCGCTGCTGCAATATGTGCAGGAGACGCAGCCCGCCAGCCTGGCGCTGCTGACCAGCTTGCGCGCCTATACGCTGGACGAATTCATGAACCTGGATGCCTCGGCGCGCCGCAATCTGGAACTTACCGAGACGCTGCGCGGCGAGCAAGCCGGTTCGCTGCTAGGCACGCTCGACCGTGCCGTCACGCCGATGGGGCGCCGCTTGCTGCGCCAGTGGGTCGGCAAGCCGCTGCTGGAGTTGGGTGCCATCCACGCCCGGCAAGAGGGCGTGGCCTGGCTGCATGCGGACGGCATGCGCCGCGCCGAGCTGCGCAGCGCGCTCAAGCCGCTGGGGGATCTGGAGCGCATGGTCAACCGCGTGCTGGGCGGTACGGCCCAGCCGCGTGATCTGGCTGCCATGCGCAGCACGCTGGAGGCGTTGCCAGCCGTGCTCAAGCTCGCTGTGAATCTCAAATCGCCAGTCTCTGCTCTTTTGATTGGTTTGTCAGACTGTGCAGCTGAACTCAAGCTCCTGCAATCCGCCATAGCCGATGAGCCGCCCGCCGTGCTCGGCCATATCGGCGTAATGCGTGCCGGCTACTCGAGTGAGCTGGATGAGCTGATGGCGGCCACCAGCCATGCGCGCGAATGGATTGCCAATCTTGAATCGGCTGAACGCGAGCGTACGGGCATCAAGTCGCTCAAGGTGGGCTACAACCGCGTGCACGGTTATTACATCGAGGTCACCAAAGCCAAGGACGATGGCAATCTGCCCGCAGAATACATTCGCAAGCAGACGCTGGTAAATGCCGAGCGCTACATCACGCCAGAAATGAAAGAAGTAGAGACGCAGGTGCTCAACGCCGAGGAACGTATCTTGGCGGTGGAGACGCGCCTCTTCAAGGAGCTGTGCGTGCAGCTGGCCGCCAGCGCCGAGCCGCTGCTGGCCTGCGCCCGCGCCCTGGCTACGCTGGATGTGCTCGCCGCGCTGGCCGAAGTAGCCGCGCTGCAGGGCTATGTGCGCCCCAGCGTCAAAGACGATGGCGCGCTAGGTATCATCGCCGGCCGCCATCCAGTCGTGGAGCGCTGGCTGCCGGCGCAAGAACGCTTTGTGCCCAATGACACCGTCTTCGAAGAGGGTGAGTGTGTGCGCCTGATCACTGGCCCCAACATGAGCGGTAAGTCTACCTACCTACGCCAGGTGGCGCTGATTGTGCTGCTAGCGCAGATGGGCAGCTTCGTGCCCGCCGAGAGCGCCAGCATTGGCCTGGTGGATCGTATCTTTACGCGCATCGGTGCTCAAGATGAACTGCACGCCGGCCATTCCACGTTCATGGTGGAGATGACCGAGACGGCTAGCATTCTCAACCACGCTACGTCGCGCAGTTTGCTGATCTTGGATGAGATTGGCCGCGGCACCAGCACCTATGACGGCCTCTCGATTGCCTGGGCGGTGATCGAGCACATTCACAACCAGCCGCGCCTCAAGGCACGCACGCTGTTCGCCACGCATTATCACGAGCTCACCGCGCTGGCCAATACCCTGCCCGGCGTACGTAATTACAACGTGGCGGTCAGCGAAGCCGATGGCAACGTTGTGTTCTTGCATAAGATCGTTCCCGGCGGGGCGGACCGTTCGTACGGCATTCACGTCGGCCAGCTGGCCGGGCTGCCGCGCCCTGTGCTGGCCCGCGCCCAGGAGATATTGGCCGAGCTCGAGACGAACGGGCAGCAGCCGGCGGCTGGCGTGGTGGCCGTTCGCGAGCCGCAGGCGCCGCTGTTCGCGTTTGAGCACCCGCTGGTGGAAGAGCTCAAGAAATTGGACCTAGACGGCTTGTCGCCGATCGAGGCGCTGAACAAGCTGGCGGAATGGAAGAAGCGTTTATAA
- a CDS encoding RNA polymerase sigma factor, protein MMLVTTKPDFETLVDAYGGELFGYLWRLLGDEAEAEDCLQDAYLRAYKAYERTAPDNLRAWLYKIATNTARTRLQRNGRHAARQTELHEEHASGEAHVETQVLQRISAAAVRAAVGGLPPQQQAALLLRKYQGLEYAEVAVALGCSEQAARAHVYQALKKLRAQFSEEDYG, encoded by the coding sequence GTGATGCTGGTGACCACCAAGCCGGACTTTGAGACCCTGGTAGACGCTTACGGCGGCGAGTTGTTCGGTTACCTATGGCGCCTGCTGGGCGACGAGGCCGAAGCGGAAGACTGCCTGCAAGATGCCTACCTACGCGCCTACAAGGCCTACGAGCGCACCGCGCCCGACAATCTGCGCGCCTGGCTGTACAAAATTGCCACCAATACAGCACGCACGCGCCTACAACGCAACGGCCGCCACGCGGCACGGCAAACCGAGCTGCACGAAGAGCATGCCTCCGGCGAAGCGCACGTAGAAACACAGGTGCTGCAGCGCATCAGCGCAGCAGCCGTACGGGCGGCAGTAGGCGGCCTGCCGCCCCAGCAGCAAGCCGCCCTGCTGCTGCGTAAGTATCAGGGACTGGAGTATGCCGAGGTGGCCGTCGCGCTAGGTTGCAGCGAGCAGGCCGCCCGCGCCCACGTCTACCAGGCGCTCAAAAAGCTGCGCGCCCAATTTAGCGAGGAAGATTATGGCTAA
- a CDS encoding TIGR01906 family membrane protein, whose amino-acid sequence MKQLIRILVPILVPVAILLTATRLLLTPLFVNIEYHMPGFPADSYGMTQAERLHYAPLALDYLMNDEDISFLGDQTFEDGTPLYNERELSHMYDVKVLTQQALKVWVGVLLALVAIGLLAWRLGLLAEFRAALGQGGAFTVTLILALLVLVALSFDWLFTEFHHLFFEGDTWLFYYSDTLIRLFPMRFWQDVFIGLGGLALLGGLALWRGMRPRLGK is encoded by the coding sequence ATGAAGCAACTCATTCGTATCCTTGTCCCCATTTTGGTGCCAGTCGCCATCCTGCTCACTGCCACGCGCCTCTTGCTGACTCCACTATTCGTCAACATTGAATATCACATGCCCGGCTTCCCCGCGGATAGCTATGGCATGACGCAAGCCGAGCGCTTGCACTACGCCCCGCTGGCGCTGGATTACCTGATGAATGATGAGGACATCAGCTTCCTAGGAGACCAAACTTTCGAAGACGGCACGCCGCTGTACAACGAGCGCGAGCTCAGCCACATGTACGATGTGAAAGTGCTCACCCAGCAGGCACTCAAAGTCTGGGTGGGCGTGCTGCTGGCGCTGGTCGCCATCGGCTTGCTTGCCTGGCGGCTGGGCTTGTTGGCCGAGTTTCGCGCCGCGCTGGGGCAGGGCGGTGCCTTTACTGTGACGCTGATCCTGGCCTTGCTGGTGCTGGTGGCGCTCAGCTTTGACTGGCTCTTTACTGAATTTCACCACCTCTTCTTTGAAGGGGATACCTGGCTGTTTTACTACTCCGATACGCTCATTCGCCTGTTCCCGATGCGCTTCTGGCAGGATGTGTTTATTGGCCTGGGCGGGCTCGCGTTGCTGGGCGGGCTGGCCTTATGGCGCGGCATGCGGCCGCGCCTGGGCAAGTAA